Below is a genomic region from Equus quagga isolate Etosha38 chromosome 17, UCLA_HA_Equagga_1.0, whole genome shotgun sequence.
GGCACCCGCGTCGAGCCTTGGCTGGGGGCCCTTTCCGTCAAGGCCACAATCTCCGCCCGGGTCCGCCTGACTGTTTTCCCCTGCCGTCACAGATCCCGTCGGAGATGGTCTCTTCAAGGAAGGGAAGAGCCCCGGGTGGGGGCCGCTGAGCCCCGCGGTACAAAAAGGTGAGCTGGCCCGAGGACTAGGGGTGGGGGCGAGGACAGTGGACAGGGGGCCAGGGCACCCACCCCAAAATGACGGGCACCACCACCGCCCGGACAGAAGGTGGAAGCGATGTGCACCCCGGCTCTGGGAAGCGGCGGGTAGGGCATGATTCTTGGGAGACTGGCCGGGAGGGACATTCACCTGGCCTTTGGCTCCTGCATCTTCTGAATCCCAGGGCTGGACTTGCAGGCCTGGGCGGATGGAGAGGATCATTGCTGCAGCCCTTTTCGGGTGCAAATGGTTTTCCCCGCTGTGGGGCCGGGGCTGAGATGCctggcttcctttctctgctgGCAGCAGGAGTGCAAGGCTGTGGCACCGTCAAGAAAGGGGACCTGGATAATTACTCCCTGGCCACTCCAAGCACTGTCACCACTAGCTCCGGGGCCAGCACCTTCCTGCCCCACTGGCCCACACCCACCGGGCTCTGTGGGCCAAGTCTGCTGGCCAAGCCACTGCAGTGGCTTCCCAGGTTCACCGCCGGTGCTCTCAGTGTTGCTAAATTACCCTCGGCTTTGCCTTGCTGGTGACGGAGCCTGGCTGGCCTTTCAAGCAAAGCCTCCCCAGAGCCCCATACCCGGCCGGCACCCTAGATCTCACCAAGTTATGGCAGCAGTAAAAACAAGGTCATCAACTGCTTTATCCAAAAGGGACCACGAGGCCCCACAGGAATGGGTCTCCAAGCCTCTGATGTCGCTCTCAGTCGGTGCCAGCTGCACATTTTTACCCAAACCTTCCCTTGCTTCTGACCCTAAAACTCAATGCTCCCAACCTGCCGCCGGGCAGCTCCTCGCTGGGCTGGTGTGGAAGGATTGGGGTTGCCATTATGGTGGAGGGCAGCTTCTGGGTTctgagtgaaaaaggaaaagaggttcACCAGGGCGGATTTGAAGCAATGATCAGACAGCTTCGAGGAAAAACCATTTTATTCTAAAAGAGAGTAGGGAGTGGGTGGGTAATTGTATCAAGATTTTTCTCCACTTGTCTGATTGAGGCTCTAAGACAGGGAAGCGGGAGTTCTGGGGTGTCCCACTCTCTCACCAGCGGCATATCCAGGAAAACCTCCTTGCCGCCTCCAGCAACCCCGAAATCCAGATGGGGCAGAAGAACCTGGAGATCAGCCCAagatgggaggaggcagggagccaAGCATGGCCGTTTCCCCATCTCAtctcctctgctcagagctgTGCATCGCCCCCAGGGAAGCATGACACTTTCCTGCGCTGGAAATCCCGCCTGTTCCGAAAAAATAGAACGAACCCAAGTAGCGCCAGCGCAGTGCCCTGCGCACCAGacagtggcagaggtggggagcCTTCAGAAGCTGCCCTTCCTCTTCCACATGGGGGGCACTGTCCCCATCCCTGTCTGACGTGGTGCAGCAAAGAAGCCAGCCACTACATCTTCTCCACCTCAGGCGGGCCTGTCCCGCTGTATGCCTTTGGGGGTCCTGCTGCATGCCTGCCTCTTTCCTCTGGACCTCTGGATGTGGTCCAGCTGGCATGTGGCGGTCCAACCGCCTGCCCAGGCTACCCTGTGGGGTTGTGCAGGCTCTGTGCTGAATAAGGGCGCTCAGCCGCGGTGGCAATAGGGGCTAATATCCAGCTCTTGCTCATCCCTGAGAGCCGTGCGCTTTGGTGCTCCGCTGCCGCCGGGCAGAGGAGGCAATGCTTCGCCCTCTGCCCACAAGTCTCACAAAGCCAAGCAACTGTGGGGTTGTGTCCTCCTAAATGGGAGCCGTGTTTCCATTGTACAAAAGCGCAGTAACGGCTAGAGACAGCTTTGCCTTGGCCAGCCGCTCCAGCTGCGCCCAGCTACACTCCTGGATGCGTCCTTTCCCTCCCCCGCCTGTGGTTCCCGCCGCCGGGCTGGGTGGGTCTCCCACCTCACCtctttccccacctccagcctcccctcATCCCGCCTGTGGCTGACCGCCCCCCTCCCCACAGGCAGCGGGCAGATCCAGCTGTGGCAGTTTCTGCTGGAGCTGCTGGCGGACCGCGCGAACGCCGGCTGCATCGCGTGGGAGGGCGGCCACGGCGAGTTCAAGCTCACGGACCCAGACGAGGTGGCGCGGCGCTGGGGCGAGCGCAAGAGCAAGCCCAACATGAACTACGACAAGCTGAGCCGCGCGCTGCGCTACTACTACGATAAGAACATCATGAGCAAGGTGCACGGCAAGCGCTACGCCTACCGCTTCGACTTCCAGGGCCTGGCGCAGGCCTGCCAGCCGCCCCCCGCGCACGCCcacgccgccgccgctgccgccgccgccgccgctgccgcccaGGACGGTGCGCTCTACAAGCTGCCGGCCGGCCTCGCCCCGCTGCCCTTCCCCGGCCTCTCCAAACTCAACCTCATGGCCGCCTCGGCCAGCGTCGCGCCCGCCGGCTTCTCCTACTGGCCGGGCCCGGGccccgccgccaccgccgccgccacCGCTGCGCTCTACCCCAGCCCCGGCTTGCAGCCCCCGCCCGGGCCCTTCGGCGCGGTGGCCGCCGCCTCGCACTTGGGGGGCCATTACCACTAGGCGGGGCGGCCGGGTGCCGGGCGGCCTCCCCCAGACGCCAGGGCCTCGCCCAAACCCATCCCCGTCCCGGGGAGGGCGCCCGGAGCCTCCCTCACTGTTCCTCTGACCTCAGATTTACTCCACCCGCCGCGCCCAGCCCCAAGGGAGGGACCAGAAGCCTCTTCCATCTTCCTTAACACTGGATTTCCTCCGCGTCACCCCCTAAGCCCCGGAGGCGAGGGGGTGAGTGACTGTGGCCTCCCCCCACCCTATTCTTTAACCTCCATCTGCTTCTCGGCCCCAGCTCCCTGAAGGGGGGTCCCGGACCTGCCctgtctttttctcccctccGCCTGTACTTTGGCCTGGCTCCTGGAAGCCCCCTCCATTTTGACGCCACTTTTTTGAATTCCaaaccttttctcattttttctctctcccacgGAGCTGCCCCATCCCGGTATGGTGGAGGCCTGCCCAGTCCCCTTTCTTCTCCCCGGCACCTCAGCTGGCTTGGTTAAGGGCCACTGGCCCCCATGACACATGTAGGTAGCTTCCAGCCCCCTTCCTCCCGCCCCCAccttctctcccccaccctctcGCAGGACGGCCCGGCCAGATGTGTCCCTATTCCTTTCCAGACCCATTAAAGCTCACGAGCACCccgctgcctcctctctctgttctttgctgCACCAGAACCTTTTTGAAAAGGGGGAAAGAAGTGAGGTGCCCAGCTCAGGCTTGAGCAAAAAGGCCTGCCAAGTAAGAGCTGGAGAGAATGAGGGCAAAGCGGGCTTGGGTGATGCTGGAGGGGAGCAAGGAGCCCTGGTGGGTGGACTCAGGCGACACCATCCTGCCTCACCTTGCCTTCCACccgcccctcaccccaccccatcccatccccaCTTCCATCTCCCCGCACCGGCATCCCACCTCCCCCCATCTCATCATCCTTCCACCTGCCCCTCACCTCATCCTAACCTCCATCCCACCTTGTCTCTTTTTCACACCATCTCAACCTTTCCTCAGTCTCTCCATTTCATCCTcttccccgcctcccctcccctctcctttcttctctctttgagACGTTCTCACAgactgccctccccttccccagcatcTCCATCGCTATCTTTTCTCTGCATCTGCCCCCTCGTTTCCCGAAGGAGGGAACCCCCACTTCCGCGCCGGCTGCTCCCAGCCAGGCCTTCCTGCGGCACTTTCCTCTCGCGGGTGGCGCGCGCCCTCTGCTGGTCAGAGGACGGTAAGCCAGGGCCAGGTTTTGCCGCTAAGCCTGGGAAAGCTTTGACTGGTGGAAGCCCCGGGGTCTCGCCCGACCCAGGGCCGCAGGACCTCGACGCTTCCAGGCCTCCTTTTGCCttcaaagaggagggagaaaggaggaatcCCGGCCTTGCATCCCTCGGGAAGTCCGGGAAGTGGGTCATTCCCCTGGCGCGGCCCTCTTCTTCACCACCGGGAGGCCCTTCTGAATACTGTGCCCTTAGGGACCACAGCCCTTATGCTCTCTCTGCGCCTCTTTCAAAGTCTATTGGCAGGAAATCTGCCTTACACACGTTCCGTTAGCCGGAAAGAACGCCGGGAAAGGTGCCTGAGGGGGTAGCCGCACACTCGACAAGCTGGGTGTTCGCCCTCCCCGTGGTCCTGCTGGTTCTCTCCCAGGGGCACAGATCTTTCTGCACCAAAGGTTCCTCGCTGACTGGTAGGAGGATGCCTGGGCCCCGCAAGCAGTTGAGGAGATTTCCCTGTGCCCAGTGGGCAGAAAGGGGAAATGCAGGTGGAAGGCGGGGCAGTTAAGTGCAGGGAGGGCTGAACGCCCCTGCCCTAGCCGTGCGGATGACGTCATCGAGGTCGGCCCAGGGAAAGAGTCTATTCCcgttcatttattttgcttttttcctggtTTTCCAGATAACACATACGcaatatagaaaatttggaaaatatgcaCCTAAGGCCTCCATTAAATATTAGCTGGATGAAGAGTATACTGAAGCACGGGaaaaatcatccataatcccATTAACACAGAGGCCACTATTCATAACTCTGTTCTaatctccctcctcttctctatGCCTTTTAGAATTTAATGGCATCCTGCTTTAGTCACCGAATATCCTGGCATAAGCATGTGGCATGTCACTATGCCCTATAGACATCATGGGGCGGGAGCGGAGCTCATGTGTTCCACCCAGAAGATGAGCCAGGGAGGAGTGTGGCTTGGTGAGGGCCTCAATGACTTGGAGAGGGGCAAAGGGCCTCTTTGCAGGCGCCAGGAAGCTGGGGTTGAGAAGGGATGCACTGGGGAGACAGGAACCAGGTTCCAGAAATATCTGGGCTGCTAAGAATTGTGGGccaaatatacaaagataaaatttCCAGGCAAGGAGTGTGAAGCCTTGCCTTTAGATCTTTAAATGAAAGAACAGGACACCAGAGAGTGAGGCGTAGCTAGGGTGGGGCTCAGCAGGGCCTATGTGGAAATTAGTGGTGTCTTAGTCAACACAACGTTAAATGGGAACCTAGCGGGTGAAATGCAGAAAAGTCGGGATGTGAGGATGTATTGATGGTGCTAAGGCACCTAGGATGAAGGAAACGACCCCCGTGCTCTAATGATCGTGCCCCCAGCATCTTGTACGTGGTGTTAGACACCTTCAGAAGACCAAATGGAGAACGCAGAGTAGTGGATCCGGGAAAGGGGCACGGGAGTTGTCCTCG
It encodes:
- the FEV gene encoding protein FEV, translated to MRQSGASQPLLINMYLPDPVGDGLFKEGKSPGWGPLSPAVQKGSGQIQLWQFLLELLADRANAGCIAWEGGHGEFKLTDPDEVARRWGERKSKPNMNYDKLSRALRYYYDKNIMSKVHGKRYAYRFDFQGLAQACQPPPAHAHAAAAAAAAAAAAQDGALYKLPAGLAPLPFPGLSKLNLMAASASVAPAGFSYWPGPGPAATAAATAALYPSPGLQPPPGPFGAVAAASHLGGHYH